A single Chlamydia suis DNA region contains:
- the rpmB gene encoding 50S ribosomal protein L28: protein MSKKCALTGRKPRRGYSYAIRGISKKKKGIGLKVTGRTKRCFLPNMMTKRLWSTEENRFLKFKISAAALRLVDKLGLDKVVARAKSKGF, encoded by the coding sequence ATGTCGAAGAAATGTGCACTTACAGGAAGAAAGCCTCGTCGCGGCTATAGCTATGCTATCCGAGGGATTTCTAAAAAGAAAAAAGGAATCGGTTTAAAAGTTACAGGAAGAACGAAACGTTGTTTCCTTCCCAATATGATGACTAAGAGACTTTGGTCTACAGAAGAAAATCGCTTCCTTAAATTTAAGATTTCTGCAGCAGCGCTACGTTTAGTTGATAAATTAGGACTAGATAAAGTTGTTGCGCGAGCTAAAAGTAAAGGTTTTTAG
- a CDS encoding 4-alpha-glucanotransferase has translation MPLLSRALRIIQNSPIRKVWNQIDTSPKHGVCVPLFSLHTQSSCGIGEFLDLIPMIDWCTNHGFQILQILPINDTGSCSSPYNSISSTALNPLHLSISALPYQDEVPFAETTLSTLRKLSRLPRVNYEKVLSIKRKFFKEYFRVCKKKNLTSHADFYAFCEKENYWLHPYAIFCSIREHLNYLPINLWPATYTDLSYIAQHERTFSEDIEFYSYLQYLCFKQMKRVREHADEKGCLIKGDIPILISKDSCDVWFYRKYFSSSESVGAPPDFYNTEGQNWHLPIYNMKALQQDGYRWWQERLRYAENFYSLYRLDHVVGLFRFWVWDASGRGRFEPDDPKDYLAQGQSILSHLLKASSMLPIGEDLGSIPRDVKHMLESLAICGTRIPRWERDWEGSGAYTPFDQYDPLSVTSISTHDSSTLALWWQESPQEAQTFAQFLGLPYTQSLSLHNHTEILKLSHKTSSIFHINLINDYLALCPDLISNDPLQERINLPGTISKNNWTYRLKPSIEQLSVHSKLNSLLEAFF, from the coding sequence ATGCCATTACTATCTCGCGCCCTACGCATCATCCAGAACTCTCCTATTCGGAAGGTTTGGAACCAAATAGATACCTCTCCTAAACATGGCGTGTGCGTCCCGCTTTTCTCCCTCCATACTCAAAGTAGTTGCGGTATAGGGGAGTTTCTCGACCTCATCCCTATGATTGACTGGTGTACTAATCACGGCTTTCAAATTCTTCAAATTCTTCCTATTAACGATACCGGATCTTGCTCGAGCCCTTACAATAGTATTTCTTCTACAGCTCTTAATCCTTTACACCTATCGATATCCGCTCTTCCTTACCAGGATGAAGTCCCTTTCGCAGAAACAACCCTAAGTACATTGCGAAAACTCTCCCGACTTCCGCGCGTAAATTATGAAAAAGTGCTTTCGATAAAAAGGAAATTTTTTAAGGAATACTTCCGAGTTTGTAAAAAGAAAAACTTAACTAGCCACGCAGATTTCTACGCTTTTTGTGAAAAAGAAAACTATTGGTTGCATCCCTATGCTATTTTTTGTTCCATTCGAGAACACCTAAACTACCTTCCGATCAATCTCTGGCCAGCCACTTATACAGATCTTTCGTACATTGCACAGCACGAGCGTACCTTTTCCGAAGATATAGAATTCTACTCCTATCTACAGTATCTCTGCTTCAAACAAATGAAACGCGTACGCGAACATGCTGATGAGAAAGGCTGCCTCATTAAAGGCGATATCCCCATCCTAATCAGCAAAGACAGCTGTGATGTCTGGTTTTACAGAAAATACTTTTCCTCTTCCGAATCGGTTGGAGCTCCTCCGGATTTTTATAATACGGAAGGACAAAACTGGCACCTACCCATTTATAATATGAAAGCTTTGCAACAAGATGGTTATCGTTGGTGGCAGGAGCGCTTGCGTTATGCGGAAAATTTTTACTCTTTATATCGTTTGGATCATGTCGTAGGCCTGTTTAGATTTTGGGTATGGGATGCTTCAGGACGTGGGCGATTTGAACCTGATGATCCCAAAGATTACCTAGCCCAAGGGCAAAGTATTTTGTCCCACTTGTTAAAGGCATCGTCCATGTTACCCATAGGAGAAGATTTAGGCTCTATCCCAAGAGATGTAAAACACATGCTTGAATCTTTGGCCATATGCGGCACCCGAATTCCACGTTGGGAACGTGATTGGGAAGGCTCTGGCGCTTACACCCCGTTCGATCAATATGATCCTTTGTCTGTTACAAGCATCTCAACACACGACTCCTCCACCTTGGCCTTATGGTGGCAAGAATCTCCACAAGAAGCCCAAACATTTGCTCAATTTTTAGGGCTGCCCTACACCCAATCCCTTTCTTTGCATAATCATACCGAAATTCTCAAACTATCTCATAAAACCTCTTCCATTTTTCATATCAATCTTATCAATGACTACCTTGCTCTATGTCCGGATTTAATCTCGAACGATCCTTTACAAGAAAGAATCAATCTCCCTGGCACCATTTCAAAAAATAATTGGACGTACCGACTCAAACCTTCTATTGAACAATTATCCGTTCATTCCAAGCTAAATTCTTTACTTGAGGCCTTTTTTTGA
- a CDS encoding CesT family type III secretion system chaperone: MQNQFEQLLTELGDQLNSPLSPDENNACVVRFGYNDVAVQIEEDGNSGFLIAGVILGKLPENTFRQKVFKAALSINGSPQSNIKGTMAYGEISNQLYLCDRLNMTYLNGEKLARYLVLFSQHAKIWMQALAKGELPDLHALGMYHLL; encoded by the coding sequence ATGCAAAATCAATTCGAACAACTTCTTACAGAACTTGGCGATCAGCTCAACAGCCCGCTCTCTCCAGACGAAAACAACGCTTGTGTTGTGCGCTTCGGGTATAACGATGTTGCTGTACAAATTGAAGAGGATGGTAATTCTGGATTCTTGATTGCAGGAGTGATCCTTGGGAAACTCCCGGAGAATACGTTTAGACAAAAAGTATTTAAGGCTGCTTTATCCATCAATGGTTCTCCCCAGTCAAATATTAAAGGAACGATGGCTTATGGCGAAATTTCTAATCAACTGTACCTATGCGATCGCCTCAACATGACTTATCTAAATGGAGAAAAATTGGCTCGCTACCTAGTGCTTTTTTCTCAACACGCTAAAATTTGGATGCAGGCGCTTGCAAAAGGAGAGCTCCCCGATCTACATGCCCTAGGTATGTATCACTTACTGTAG
- the sctW gene encoding type III secretion system gatekeeper subunit SctW, with amino-acid sequence MTASGGAGGLGGAQTVNVSQAQAAAAAEDVKEIIGSQESSEASMIKGNDDFTNPAAAPRVKKKEEKFQSLEARRKTTDKSNAKSESTEEKGDTPLEDRFTEDLSEVSGQDFKGLKNELSDESSSDDVLELLSQKFSDPTIKNLALDYLITTSPPDGKLRAALIQAKQTLFQQNPQAIVGGRNVLIASEAFASKANTSPSSLRSLYLQVTSGPSNCSTLRQMLSSYTPSEKTVVLDFLVGGMVADLKSGGPSIPPAQLQVYMTELSNLQALNSVDNFFDKHTGGILNNLKNEGFSPPPSVTPKNLAQTFFKLVEDKFPSSMKTQKLLSELVGQETTIQTEVLNLFFRALSGCSPRIFLGAEKKQQLGTIITNTLDAVNADNEDYPKPGDFPRAPIFPQPHATEQSILSESSSPPAAQ; translated from the coding sequence ATGACAGCATCTGGAGGAGCTGGAGGGTTAGGCGGCGCCCAAACAGTGAACGTGTCTCAAGCGCAAGCTGCTGCGGCTGCAGAAGATGTAAAAGAGATTATCGGCTCTCAAGAATCTTCTGAAGCCAGCATGATTAAAGGAAATGATGACTTTACTAATCCAGCAGCAGCCCCGCGAGTCAAAAAAAAAGAAGAAAAATTTCAATCATTAGAGGCTCGCCGTAAAACGACAGATAAGTCGAATGCAAAATCCGAGAGCACTGAGGAGAAAGGTGACACCCCTCTTGAAGACAGGTTCACGGAAGATTTGTCTGAAGTTTCTGGACAAGATTTTAAAGGACTAAAGAACGAACTCAGCGATGAGTCCTCCTCAGACGACGTGCTGGAGCTGTTGTCACAAAAATTTTCAGACCCCACCATCAAAAATCTCGCGCTTGACTACCTGATTACGACAAGTCCTCCTGATGGGAAGCTACGAGCTGCTCTCATTCAGGCTAAACAAACTCTTTTCCAACAGAATCCTCAAGCGATTGTCGGAGGGCGTAATGTCCTTATAGCATCCGAAGCTTTTGCTTCTAAAGCAAATACCTCTCCATCGTCATTGCGCTCCCTTTATCTCCAAGTCACCTCTGGTCCCTCTAATTGCTCTACATTACGTCAAATGCTCTCTTCCTACACACCTAGCGAAAAAACGGTTGTTTTAGATTTTTTAGTCGGCGGAATGGTGGCAGACCTCAAATCTGGAGGCCCTTCTATTCCACCTGCGCAACTGCAAGTATATATGACGGAACTTAGTAATCTACAAGCGTTGAACTCTGTAGATAACTTTTTTGATAAGCATACAGGAGGGATACTAAACAACCTGAAAAACGAAGGGTTCTCCCCTCCTCCGTCCGTAACTCCTAAAAATCTTGCTCAGACGTTTTTTAAGTTAGTGGAGGATAAGTTCCCCTCCTCGATGAAAACGCAAAAATTGTTATCCGAGCTTGTGGGCCAAGAAACTACTATACAAACCGAAGTGTTAAATCTATTTTTCCGAGCGCTTAGCGGATGCTCTCCTAGAATATTTCTGGGGGCAGAGAAAAAACAACAACTTGGGACTATTATTACAAATACGTTAGATGCGGTGAATGCCGATAATGAAGATTATCCTAAACCAGGAGATTTCCCAAGAGCTCCTATCTTCCCTCAACCGCATGCCACCGAGCAGTCTATACTGTCAGAGTCTTCGTCTCCGCCAGCAGCCCAGTAG
- the cdsV gene encoding SctV family type III secretion system export apparatus subunit CdsV, which produces MNKLLNFVSRTFGGDAALNMINKSSDLILAMWMLGVVLMIILPLPPVMVDFMITINLAISVFLLMVALYIPSALQLSVFPSLLLITTMFRLGINISSSRQILLHAYAGNVIQAFGDFVVGGNYVVGFIIFLIITIIQFIVVTKGAERVAEVAARFRLDAMPGKQMAIDADLRAGMIDATQARDKRAQIQKESELYGAMDGAMKFIKGDVIAGIVISLINIVGGLVIGVTMKGMTMAQAAHIYTLITIGDGLVSQIPSLLISLTAGIVTTRVSSDKDTNLGKEISSQLVKEPRALLLSAAATLGIGFFKGFPLWSFALMAVLFAVLGILLITKKNAPGKKGGSSSSTTVGAADGAAASGENSDDYALTLPVILELGKDLSKLIQQRTKSGQSFVDDMIPKMRQALYQDIGIRYPGIHVRTDSPSLEGNDYMILLNEVPYVRGKIPPNHVLTNEVEENLSRYNLPFITYKNAAGLPSAWVSTDALAILEKAAIKYWSPLEVIILHLSYFFHKNSQEFLGIQEVRSMIEFMERSFPDLVKEVTRLIPLQKLTEIFKRLVQEQISIKDLRTILESLSEWAQTEKDTVLLTEYVRSSLKLYISFKFSQGQSAISVYLLDPEIEEMIRGAIKQTSAGSYLALDPDSVNLILKSMRMTITPTPPGGQPPVLLTAIDVRRYVRKLIETEFPDIAVISYQEVLPEIRIQPLGRIQIF; this is translated from the coding sequence ATGAACAAGCTACTCAATTTTGTCAGTAGAACATTCGGGGGAGACGCAGCCCTGAATATGATAAACAAGTCCAGCGACCTCATCCTTGCTATGTGGATGTTGGGTGTGGTCTTGATGATCATTTTACCATTGCCTCCAGTTATGGTGGACTTCATGATCACCATTAACTTGGCAATCTCCGTGTTCTTGCTGATGGTTGCCCTATATATCCCTAGCGCATTACAACTTTCTGTTTTCCCTTCCTTACTTCTGATTACGACTATGTTCCGCTTAGGGATCAATATTTCTTCCTCCAGACAGATCCTTCTACATGCTTATGCGGGAAACGTTATCCAAGCCTTCGGGGACTTCGTCGTTGGAGGAAACTATGTTGTTGGATTTATTATCTTCCTTATCATCACAATCATCCAGTTTATTGTGGTGACAAAAGGAGCCGAAAGGGTCGCGGAGGTTGCTGCTCGATTCCGATTGGATGCTATGCCTGGTAAACAGATGGCTATCGATGCGGATCTTCGCGCAGGAATGATTGATGCAACACAAGCTCGTGATAAACGAGCACAAATTCAAAAGGAAAGTGAACTGTATGGAGCCATGGACGGAGCCATGAAGTTCATCAAAGGAGACGTGATTGCCGGAATTGTTATTTCCTTGATTAACATCGTTGGGGGCCTCGTCATTGGAGTCACTATGAAAGGCATGACGATGGCTCAAGCGGCTCACATTTATACACTCATTACTATCGGAGATGGACTAGTTTCTCAAATCCCCTCCCTATTAATCTCTTTAACCGCAGGTATTGTAACCACTCGAGTATCCAGTGATAAAGATACCAACCTTGGTAAAGAAATTTCTAGCCAGTTAGTTAAAGAACCTCGAGCACTGCTCCTTTCCGCAGCAGCTACATTAGGAATCGGGTTCTTTAAAGGATTCCCGTTATGGTCATTTGCTTTAATGGCCGTTCTTTTTGCCGTGTTGGGAATTTTATTGATTACTAAGAAAAATGCCCCCGGGAAAAAAGGAGGCTCCAGCTCTTCCACTACCGTGGGAGCTGCCGACGGAGCTGCCGCCTCTGGAGAAAATTCCGATGACTACGCGCTAACTCTCCCCGTGATTCTTGAGCTCGGAAAAGATCTATCTAAACTCATTCAACAAAGAACTAAATCAGGGCAAAGCTTTGTGGATGACATGATTCCTAAAATGCGCCAGGCTTTGTATCAAGATATTGGGATTCGTTACCCAGGAATCCATGTACGTACAGACTCTCCTTCTTTAGAGGGAAATGACTATATGATTCTTCTCAACGAAGTCCCCTATGTTCGAGGAAAAATTCCACCTAATCATGTGTTAACGAACGAAGTAGAGGAGAACCTTTCTCGTTACAATTTGCCTTTCATTACCTACAAAAATGCCGCCGGATTGCCTTCTGCCTGGGTTAGCACCGATGCTCTTGCTATTTTAGAAAAAGCGGCTATTAAATACTGGTCTCCTCTTGAAGTGATTATCCTTCACCTTTCCTACTTCTTCCATAAAAACTCTCAAGAATTTCTGGGAATTCAAGAAGTACGCTCTATGATTGAATTTATGGAACGTTCTTTTCCAGATCTTGTTAAAGAGGTTACACGCCTTATCCCTCTACAGAAACTTACGGAAATCTTTAAACGTTTGGTTCAAGAGCAAATTTCCATCAAAGATTTGCGAACCATTTTAGAATCACTAAGCGAATGGGCTCAAACAGAAAAAGATACTGTTTTGCTCACTGAATATGTCCGGTCTTCATTAAAACTGTACATCAGTTTCAAATTTTCTCAGGGACAGTCTGCTATCTCCGTCTACCTACTGGATCCTGAAATTGAAGAAATGATTCGAGGAGCAATCAAACAAACTTCTGCTGGATCCTATTTGGCCTTGGATCCCGATTCCGTTAACCTTATTTTAAAATCTATGCGAATGACCATCACCCCAACACCTCCTGGTGGTCAGCCTCCAGTGCTGTTGACAGCAATTGATGTGAGAAGATATGTACGAAAATTAATCGAGACAGAATTCCCTGACATTGCTGTGATTTCTTATCAAGAGGTTTTACCTGAAATTAGAATCCAGCCTTTAGGAAGAATTCAAATTTTCTAA
- the cdsU gene encoding SctU family type III secretion system export apparatus subunit CdsU, which produces MGEKTEKATPKRLRDARKKGQVAKSQDFPSAITFLVSMFMTFSLASFFAEHLGGFLVSIFKTAPQQHDPRLAIYYLKNCLMLILTVSLPLLGAVGFVGLLIGFLVVGPTFSTEVFKPDLKKFNPIENLKQKFKIKTFIELLKSIFKISGAALILYIVLKNRVELVIETAGVPPLVTAQIFKEILYKAVTSIGMFFLVVAVIDLVYQRHSFAKELKMEKFEVKQEFKDTEGNPEIKGRRRQIAQEIAYEDTSSQIKHASAVVSNPKDIAVAIGYMPEKYKAPWIIAMGVNLRAKRIIAEAEKYGVPIMRNVPLAHQLLDEGKELKFIPESTYEAVGEILLYITSLNAQNLENKNINQFDNL; this is translated from the coding sequence ATGGGCGAAAAAACAGAAAAGGCGACCCCTAAGCGTCTTCGAGACGCTAGAAAAAAAGGACAAGTCGCCAAATCTCAAGATTTTCCTTCTGCGATTACGTTCCTTGTGTCCATGTTCATGACCTTTTCTTTAGCGTCATTTTTTGCTGAGCATCTAGGAGGTTTTTTAGTATCCATTTTCAAAACAGCTCCCCAACAACACGACCCTCGCCTAGCCATCTATTATTTAAAAAATTGTTTGATGCTGATTCTTACTGTCTCCCTTCCTTTGCTAGGGGCTGTGGGGTTTGTGGGGTTGTTGATAGGATTTTTAGTCGTTGGCCCCACATTTTCCACAGAAGTTTTCAAACCGGATTTAAAAAAATTCAATCCCATTGAAAATCTCAAACAGAAGTTTAAGATCAAAACTTTCATTGAATTGCTTAAGTCCATTTTTAAAATTTCTGGAGCAGCATTAATTCTCTATATTGTTCTAAAAAATCGTGTAGAGCTAGTTATTGAAACAGCAGGGGTTCCTCCTCTGGTTACGGCTCAAATCTTTAAAGAGATTCTTTACAAGGCCGTTACCTCCATTGGTATGTTTTTCCTTGTTGTTGCGGTGATAGACCTTGTTTATCAACGACATAGTTTTGCTAAAGAACTCAAGATGGAAAAATTCGAAGTAAAACAAGAATTTAAAGATACTGAAGGGAACCCAGAGATTAAAGGACGACGTCGTCAAATTGCACAAGAGATCGCCTACGAAGACACATCCTCTCAAATTAAACATGCGAGCGCTGTAGTATCTAACCCTAAAGATATTGCTGTAGCAATCGGCTATATGCCTGAAAAATACAAGGCCCCATGGATTATAGCCATGGGGGTAAACTTAAGAGCCAAAAGGATTATTGCGGAAGCCGAGAAGTATGGGGTTCCCATCATGAGGAACGTCCCCTTAGCACACCAGCTTTTAGATGAAGGAAAAGAGTTGAAGTTTATTCCTGAGAGCACATATGAAGCGGTTGGGGAAATCCTTCTTTACATCACTTCTCTTAATGCGCAAAACCTTGAGAATAAAAACATTAACCAATTCGATAATCTGTAA
- the ychF gene encoding redox-regulated ATPase YchF, with protein sequence MEMGQTECGIVGLPNVGKSGLFNALTGAQVASCNYPFCTIDPNVGVVPVIDPRLETLARISQSQKIIYADMKFVDIAGLVKGAASGAGLGNRFLSHIRETHAIAHVVRCFDNDDITHVSGKIDPEEDIAVINLELILADFASATSVRDKLGKQAKGKKDVGQLLPLLDRVVEHLEAGNPVRTLTLSSEERILLKPYPFLTGKPMLYIANIDESFLTELDNPYVQKVREVANREGASVVPICVKLEEEILSLPLEERRDFLHSLGLQESGLSRLVAAAYNTLGLISYFTTGPQETRAWTIARGATAGEAAGEIHSDIQKGFIRAEVVTLEDIVTYNGRAGAREAGKLRAEGKDYIVQDGDIMLFLHN encoded by the coding sequence ATCGAAATGGGACAAACTGAGTGTGGAATAGTAGGGCTTCCCAATGTAGGCAAGTCGGGTTTATTTAATGCATTAACGGGGGCGCAGGTCGCATCTTGCAATTACCCTTTTTGCACGATTGATCCCAATGTCGGGGTTGTCCCTGTTATCGATCCTAGATTAGAAACATTAGCTCGTATTAGTCAGAGTCAAAAGATTATCTATGCAGATATGAAATTTGTAGACATTGCCGGATTGGTTAAAGGTGCGGCAAGTGGTGCCGGATTGGGAAACCGCTTTTTGTCACATATTCGAGAAACGCATGCGATTGCTCACGTTGTGCGCTGTTTCGATAATGACGACATCACCCACGTATCTGGAAAAATTGATCCCGAGGAGGATATTGCTGTCATCAATTTAGAATTGATATTGGCAGATTTTGCTTCGGCTACTAGCGTTCGTGATAAATTAGGGAAACAGGCTAAAGGGAAAAAGGATGTTGGACAGTTGTTACCTCTTCTGGATCGTGTAGTCGAACATTTAGAAGCTGGAAATCCAGTGCGAACATTGACGCTCTCTTCAGAAGAGAGAATCTTGTTAAAACCCTATCCTTTCCTTACAGGAAAGCCCATGCTTTATATCGCCAATATCGATGAAAGCTTTTTAACAGAGCTGGATAATCCTTATGTCCAAAAAGTGCGAGAGGTAGCGAACCGAGAAGGAGCGAGCGTAGTTCCGATCTGTGTAAAATTAGAAGAGGAGATTCTCTCTCTTCCCTTAGAAGAGCGTCGAGATTTTTTACACAGCTTAGGTTTGCAAGAGTCGGGGTTATCTCGTTTAGTAGCCGCTGCTTATAACACTCTGGGGCTCATTTCGTATTTCACTACGGGTCCGCAAGAGACTCGAGCTTGGACCATTGCTCGAGGAGCTACAGCGGGAGAAGCAGCAGGGGAAATTCATTCGGATATTCAAAAAGGATTTATTCGTGCAGAGGTTGTGACCCTAGAGGATATTGTTACCTATAATGGAAGAGCTGGTGCGCGAGAAGCCGGGAAACTTCGTGCAGAGGGCAAGGACTATATTGTTCAAGATGGGGATATCATGTTGTTCCTGCATAATTGA
- a CDS encoding bifunctional riboflavin kinase/FAD synthetase, whose amino-acid sequence MTQMDLFYSLLPASDSIASVTVGFFDGCHLGHQVLLSSLKRFPGKAGVITFSEHPEHTLSNSPPEEITPLEERIRLLADCDIDYLAVLPFNREIANKKAEHFILSIYKTLRPSRILLGYDSRLGKDGLGTAQTLKPFVSSLGMSLEEVPPLCIDGTIVSSRKIRQFLREGNLLSAEKFLGRPFSYTGIVSRGQGIGSSLGYATINLPLTHSLLPLGVYSCEVKIEQQSYLGVMNLGMAPTIQRRQLCLEAHILDFSKDLYEKRVTIIPKKFLRKEQAFSSVEELALAIQEDIRKARSD is encoded by the coding sequence GTGACGCAGATGGACTTATTCTACAGCCTGCTCCCCGCCTCTGATTCCATAGCATCTGTTACGGTAGGTTTTTTTGATGGGTGTCATTTAGGACATCAGGTTCTTCTTTCTTCCTTGAAACGGTTTCCTGGGAAAGCTGGAGTCATAACGTTCAGCGAACATCCCGAACACACCCTATCAAACTCTCCGCCAGAAGAAATCACCCCCCTTGAGGAACGTATTCGATTGTTGGCGGATTGTGACATCGATTATCTTGCGGTTCTTCCTTTTAATCGAGAAATAGCCAATAAAAAAGCTGAACACTTTATTTTGTCCATTTATAAAACGCTTCGCCCCTCGAGAATCCTCTTAGGATATGATTCTCGATTAGGAAAAGACGGCCTAGGAACAGCGCAGACATTAAAACCCTTTGTTTCTTCTTTAGGGATGTCTTTGGAAGAAGTTCCTCCCTTGTGCATTGATGGGACAATTGTATCTAGTAGAAAAATTCGGCAATTTCTACGAGAAGGAAATCTCCTTTCGGCAGAAAAATTTTTAGGCAGACCTTTTTCCTATACCGGAATCGTCTCTCGCGGACAGGGAATCGGCTCTTCCCTTGGATATGCAACGATCAATCTACCTCTAACTCACTCACTCCTGCCGTTGGGAGTCTACAGTTGTGAAGTAAAAATTGAGCAGCAAAGCTATCTAGGGGTCATGAATCTCGGTATGGCGCCTACAATACAAAGACGCCAATTATGCTTAGAGGCTCATATTCTAGACTTTTCGAAAGATCTTTATGAAAAACGCGTGACTATCATTCCCAAAAAATTTCTTAGAAAAGAACAGGCGTTTTCTTCCGTAGAGGAGCTAGCTCTTGCTATACAAGAGGATATACGCAAGGCTCGTTCAGATTAA
- the truB gene encoding tRNA pseudouridine(55) synthase TruB, producing MEIATESIEGVLLVDKPQGRTSFSLIRSLVRLIGVKKIGHAGTLDPFATGVMVMLIGRKFTRLSDIMLFEDKEYAAVAHLGTTTDTYDCDGKIVGRSKKVPTMEEVLECTSYFQGEIQQIPPMFSAKKVQGKKLYEYARQGLSIERQFATVRVDLRLVKYEYPRLHFVVQCSKGTYIRSIAHELGNMLGCGAYLEELRRLRSGIFSVDQCIDGNHLDEPGFDVVPHLRDADGLILQPAPRL from the coding sequence ATGGAAATTGCGACAGAATCTATCGAAGGCGTTTTGCTTGTAGACAAACCACAAGGGAGAACTTCTTTTAGCCTTATTCGTTCCCTTGTTAGGCTAATAGGCGTAAAAAAAATTGGCCATGCAGGGACCCTGGATCCTTTTGCTACAGGCGTTATGGTTATGCTGATAGGGAGAAAATTCACTCGTTTATCAGACATCATGCTTTTTGAAGATAAAGAATATGCTGCCGTAGCACACCTAGGAACTACTACAGACACTTATGATTGCGATGGAAAAATCGTAGGCCGCTCTAAAAAAGTTCCAACTATGGAAGAAGTGTTGGAATGTACGAGCTATTTTCAAGGAGAAATTCAGCAAATACCTCCCATGTTTTCGGCTAAGAAGGTGCAAGGGAAAAAATTATACGAGTATGCTAGACAGGGGTTATCCATAGAACGGCAATTTGCCACCGTAAGAGTAGATCTTCGTTTAGTTAAGTATGAGTACCCACGTTTACATTTCGTAGTTCAATGCAGCAAAGGAACCTACATTCGGAGCATCGCTCACGAGCTAGGCAATATGCTGGGATGTGGAGCTTATTTGGAAGAACTTCGCCGATTGCGTAGTGGAATTTTCTCCGTTGATCAGTGTATTGACGGGAATCATCTGGATGAACCAGGATTTGATGTAGTTCCTCATTTACGTGACGCAGATGGACTTATTCTACAGCCTGCTCCCCGCCTCTGA
- the rbfA gene encoding 30S ribosome-binding factor RbfA has translation MTENRRMKKVNAMLREAIAKVILKDVKHPKISNCWITITRVSLSRDLQSARVYVSIMPHDNSQEETLAALKASAGFIACQASKAVVLKYFPDLHFYVEDIFSPQDHIERLLLRIAEQDKQN, from the coding sequence ATGACTGAAAATAGACGAATGAAAAAAGTGAATGCAATGTTGCGAGAAGCTATTGCAAAAGTCATTTTGAAAGATGTAAAGCACCCTAAAATTTCAAATTGCTGGATCACGATAACACGAGTATCTTTGTCGAGAGACTTACAGTCTGCTCGTGTTTATGTATCCATAATGCCGCATGACAATTCTCAAGAGGAAACGCTTGCGGCTTTAAAGGCTTCTGCTGGATTCATTGCTTGTCAAGCTTCTAAAGCTGTCGTTCTCAAATATTTTCCAGACTTGCACTTCTATGTAGAAGATATTTTTTCTCCTCAGGACCATATAGAAAGGCTTCTTCTGAGAATAGCAGAACAAGATAAACAAAATTAA